CAACGACGGATTCCAGCTGACGCAGTCACTCATGGCGATCGGCCGTGGCGAATGGACAGGCGTCGGCTTGGGTTCGAGCGTGTTGAAGCTGTCGTACCTGCCCGAAGCACATACCGACTTCATCTTTGCCGTGATCTCCGAGGAGTTCGGCCTCGTTGGCATCCTGGTGGTGATGGGGCTGTTCGCCCTCACCGTAGGGCGCGGCCTCATCATGGGTGTCAAGGGCATGGAACTCGGCCAGCGTTTCGCCGGTTACGTGGCTTGCGGCATCTCGCTGATGATCGGCCTGCAGGCGATGGTGTCCATTGGCGTGAATCTCGGCGCATTGCCCACAAAGGGCCTGACCTTGCCACTGATCAGTTACGGTGGCTCGTCGATCGTGCTTACTTGCGCGATGGCGGGCGTGCTGCTGCGTACGACCTACGAGATCAACCGCGCCATCGATGCGCGCCAGATGGCTGCGCGCATGCCGGCCAGTGCGGTGCCCGATGCGAACATAGCCGCCGCCCCCGGGCGCGAGGCGGTGACCACATGACTGAGCAGCGACCCGTGCTGATCATGGCTGGCGGTACCGGCGGCCATATCTTTCCTGGCCTTGCCGTGGCCGAGGCGCTGCGTGCACAGGGCGTTCCTGTGGTTTGGTTGGGCGCAGAAGGCGGCATGGAAACCAAGGTGGTGCCAGCGCACGGCATTGAACTGGTGACCGTGCCGGTTGGCGGCTTGCGCGGCAAGGGCTTGAAGACGCGCCTGATGGCGCCGCTGATGCTGGCGCGAGCGCTGTTCTCTTCGTTGTCCGCATTGCGCAGGATCAAGCCGCGTAGCGTGCTGTCGATGGGTGGCTACGTGGCCGGTCCTGGTGGTGTGGCGGCACGCATGACTCATCTTCCGCTGCTGGTGCACGAACAGAACCGCGTCGCGGGCTTCACCAATCGCAAACTCGCGGGTCACGCGCAGCGCGTGTTGGAAGGCTTCAGCGATACATTGCCCAATGCCGAATGGGTGGGCAACCCGGTGCGTAGCGCCATTGCCGCCTTGCCGGCGCCGCGCGAACGCATGGCCGGTCGCGAGGGCCGTCCACGCCTGTTGGTGTTGGGTGGCAGTCTCGGTGCACGCGCGCTCAACATCGCCCTGCCGCAGTCGCTGGCGCTGATGTCGCCCGCGCAGCGTCCGGAAGTGTTGCACCAGTGCGGCAGCCGCGGTATCGACGAAGCACGCGCGGCCTATGCCAAGGCCGGCGTCGAGGCACAGATCGTGCCCTTCATCGAAGACATGGCCGGCACGTACGCGTGGGCTGACCTGGCCGTCTGCCGTGCAGGCGCGCTGACGTTGGCCGAACTCACGGCTGCCGGGCTCGGCGCCATGCTCGTGCCGTTCCCTTATGCGGTGGATGACCACCAGACCCGCAATGCGGAGGCGCTGGTCGCCGCGCATGCGGCCGAATTGATTCAGGAGAAGGATCTGGACGTACAGCAGTTGGCGCAGCGCCTGGAAGCGTTGTTGGATGATCGCGAGCGCATGATCGCGATGGGTGAGGCTGCGCGCACGCTGGCCAAGCCCGACGCGGCGGAAGTGATCGCCCGTGCCTGCGTGGAGGTGGCCGCATGACGCCGCGCCGCCTGCTTGCGCACGAAGACCTGATGACCACCTTCCGCCGCGTGCACTTCATCGGTATTGGCGGTGTAGGCATGAGTGGCATCGCCGAAGTGCTGCACAACCTTGGCTATGCCGTGTCGGGCTCTGATCGCTCTAACTCGCCGACGGCACAGCGCTTGGCGAGCCTGGGTATCGTCGTCCACGTGGGTCACGAGGCCGGGCACATTGGCGACGCCGATGTCGTGGTCACGTCCAGCGCCATCCGTTCGGACAACCCGGAACTGCAAGCCGCGCGTGCCGCGCGTATACCGGTGGTTCCGCGCGCGGAGATGCTGGGCGAACTGATGCGCTTCCGTCGCGGTATCGCCATCGCGGGCACGCATGGCAAGACCACCACCACCAGTCTCGTCGCCAGCGTGCTGGCGGAAGCCAACTACGATCCGACGTTCGTGATCGGCGGCCAGCTCAATGCCGCAGGCGCGAATGCGCGCTTGGGCACGGGCCAGTACATCGTCGCCGAAGCCGATGAGTCGGACGGATCGTTCCTGATGTTGTCGCCGGTGATTGCCGCGATCACCAACATCGATGCGGATCACCTCGAGAACTACAACAACGACTTCGCGCAGGTAAAGAAGGCGTTTGACGACTTCCTACATCGCTTGCCGTTCTATGGCCTTGCCGTGCTGTGCGTGGATGATCCGGAAGTGGCCGCGCTGGCCAAGTCCACCACCCGCCGCGTGATGACCTATGGCATCGATACCCAGGATGCCGACGTGCGCGCGAGCAACCTCTCGCAGCATGGTTTCGAGATGCATTTCGACCTGTGGCTGCCGGGCCGCAACGACGCATTGCACATCAAGCTCAACCTGCCGGGCAATCACAACGTGCTCAACGCACTGGCTGCAGCCACCATTGGTTGGCAGCTGGGCGTGGAGGCCGAGGCGATTGCGCATGCGTTGCAGAACTTCCAGGGCGTAGGCCGTCGCTTCCACCGTCGTGGCGAGATCGCGCTGGACAAGGGCTCGGTGCTGTTGGTCGACGACTACGGCCATCACCCGCGCGAGCTCGCTGCCGTGTTTGCGGCTGCGCGTGGCGGTTGGCCAGATCGCCGCCTAGTGGTCGGCTTCCAGCCGCATCGCTACAGCCGCACGCGCGACCTTCTGGACGATTTCGCCAACGTATTGGCCGAGGCCGACGTGCTGGTGCTGACGGAAATCTATGCGGCGGGCGAAGCGCCGATTGCTGGTGCCGATGGCCGCGCGCTGGCGCGCGCCGTGCGTGCACGCGGCAAGGTTGATCCGGTGCTGATTGATCATCCTCGCGACTTGAAGGACACACTGCCCGCGCTTCTGCGCGACGGCGATCTATTGCTGT
This genomic window from Dyella terrae contains:
- the murG gene encoding undecaprenyldiphospho-muramoylpentapeptide beta-N-acetylglucosaminyltransferase, which encodes MTEQRPVLIMAGGTGGHIFPGLAVAEALRAQGVPVVWLGAEGGMETKVVPAHGIELVTVPVGGLRGKGLKTRLMAPLMLARALFSSLSALRRIKPRSVLSMGGYVAGPGGVAARMTHLPLLVHEQNRVAGFTNRKLAGHAQRVLEGFSDTLPNAEWVGNPVRSAIAALPAPRERMAGREGRPRLLVLGGSLGARALNIALPQSLALMSPAQRPEVLHQCGSRGIDEARAAYAKAGVEAQIVPFIEDMAGTYAWADLAVCRAGALTLAELTAAGLGAMLVPFPYAVDDHQTRNAEALVAAHAAELIQEKDLDVQQLAQRLEALLDDRERMIAMGEAARTLAKPDAAEVIARACVEVAA
- the murC gene encoding UDP-N-acetylmuramate--L-alanine ligase, which gives rise to MTPRRLLAHEDLMTTFRRVHFIGIGGVGMSGIAEVLHNLGYAVSGSDRSNSPTAQRLASLGIVVHVGHEAGHIGDADVVVTSSAIRSDNPELQAARAARIPVVPRAEMLGELMRFRRGIAIAGTHGKTTTTSLVASVLAEANYDPTFVIGGQLNAAGANARLGTGQYIVAEADESDGSFLMLSPVIAAITNIDADHLENYNNDFAQVKKAFDDFLHRLPFYGLAVLCVDDPEVAALAKSTTRRVMTYGIDTQDADVRASNLSQHGFEMHFDLWLPGRNDALHIKLNLPGNHNVLNALAAATIGWQLGVEAEAIAHALQNFQGVGRRFHRRGEIALDKGSVLLVDDYGHHPRELAAVFAAARGGWPDRRLVVGFQPHRYSRTRDLLDDFANVLAEADVLVLTEIYAAGEAPIAGADGRALARAVRARGKVDPVLIDHPRDLKDTLPALLRDGDLLLLLGAGDIGAAAVELANAGNLRTNK